In Nocardioides bizhenqiangii, the DNA window GAGGTGGTCCTCCGCGACGTTGAGCACCGCAGCCGACTCGGCCGCCATCGTCGAGACGTAGTGGAGCTGGAAGCTCGACAGCTCCACCGCGATCACGTCGTACGGCTCGGGATCCATGACCGCCTCGGTGAGCGGCAGGCCGACGTTGCCGGCCGCGACGCTGCGCAGGCCCGCCGCGCGGAGGATCGAGTCGAGCATCTGCACGGTCGTGGTCTTGCCGTTGGTGCCCGTGACGCAGAGCCAGGGCGCCGGGCGCTCGGGGTCGCGGAGCCGCCAGGCGAGCTCAACCTCTCCCCAGACCGGCACTCCGCGTTCGGCCGCCTGCACCAGCAGCGGTGCGTCCGGGCGGAAGCCCGGCGAGACCACGACCAGGTCGACGTCGTCGGGGAGCGCGGTGGCGGCGCCCTCGCCGACCCGGAACCGGGCACCGAGCGCCTCCAGGAGCTCGGCCCGCGGCTGCAGCCTCGGGCCGACGGCGTCGGCCACCGCGGTGACGTCGGCGTCGAGGTGCAGCAGGTTGTCCACCGCGGCCGCCCCGCTCGCGCCGAAGCCGGCGACGACCGCCCGCACGCCGCGCCAGGAGTCCTTGCGGCCGAGACCGTCGACGTCCGTCACAACCGGGCCACCCACTCGGCGTAGAACACGCCCAGGCCGGTGGCGACGAAGAGCCCGGTGATGATCCAGAACCGGATCACGATTGTCACCTGCTCCCAGCCGAGCAGCTCGAAGTGGTGCTGGAGCGGTGCCATCCGGAACACCCGCTTGCCCACACCGGTGAACCGCTTGGTCGCCTTGAACCAGCTGACCTGGAGCATCACCGAGGCCGTGATGAGCACGAACAACCCGCCGAGGATCACCAGCAGCAACTCCGTGCGGGTGAGGATCGCGAAGCCCGCCAGCCCGCCGCCGAGGGAGAGCGACCCGGTGTCGCCCATGAAGATCTTCGCCGGCGAGGCGTTCCACCACAGGAAGCCGAAGCAGGCCCCGGTGATCGCGGCGGCGATGATGGCGAGGTCGAGCGGATCTCGGACGTTGTAGCAGCTGGCGCCCGCGGCGTCCTCGCAGGACTGGTTGTTCTGCCAGATGTTCACGAGCGTGTAGGCGCCGAAGACCATCACGCTCGCGCCGGCGGCGAGGCCGTCGAGGCCGTCGGTGAGGTTGACCGCGTTGCTGAAGCCGGTGACGAGCAGCCAGACCAGCAGCAGGGCGAGCACCATCGGCAGCGCCAGCCACTCGATCTCACGCAGGAACGACACCTTCTCGGACGCCGGCGGCCGGCCGTTCTCGTCCTCGAGCCACGGCGCCAGGGCGAGGACCCCGAAGACCAGGGCGATCACGGTCTGGCCGACCATCTTGGCCTTGCTGCGCAGGCCGAGGCTGCGCTGCTTGGAGATCTTGATGAAGTCGTCGAGGAAGCCGACCAGGCCCATCCCGACGAACAGGAAGAGCAGCAGCAGCGCCGAGGCGCTGGGCGCGTCGGCCGTGAGCACCTTGGCGAGGCCGTAGCCCAGGACCACCGAGGCGATGATCACGACGCCACCCATCGTGGGCGTGCCGCGCTTGGTGTGGTGGCTGGTCGGGCCGTCGTCGCGGATCTCCTGGCCGTAGCCCCACTTGGTGAACAGGCGGATCGCGACCCGGGTGCCGAGCAGCGAGATCATCAGCGAGATGCCCCCACCGAGCAGGATCGCTAGCACGCCGGTGTCCTCTCACACGCTGTCGTTGTCATCCCGGGTCACCCAGCAACTTCTCGGCGACCCATTCGAGCGCCACCCCACGGGACGCCTTGACGAGGACGACGTCCTCCGGACCGGCATTCTGCCGCACCCAGGCGAGGGCCTCGTCGCGCCCCTCGGTCCTGATCACGACCGGACCGTCGGCGGCGGTGATCGCCTCCGCGATCGGTGCGGCGGGATCGCCGACCACGACGACGACGTCGACCCCGAGCCGGGCGGCGTCGGTGCCGACGGACCGGTGTCCCGCCTCGTGCTCGGCGCCGAGCTCCATCATCTGTCCGAGGACGGCGACGGTACGGCGCCCGCGCGCCCGTCCGATCGCGACCAGGGCCTCCAGTGCGGCGCGCATGGAGTCGGGGTTGGCGTTGTAGGCGTCGTTGACGACGACCATCCCGTCGGACCGCTCCTCCACCTCCATCCGCCACCG includes these proteins:
- the mraY gene encoding phospho-N-acetylmuramoyl-pentapeptide-transferase; translation: MISLLGTRVAIRLFTKWGYGQEIRDDGPTSHHTKRGTPTMGGVVIIASVVLGYGLAKVLTADAPSASALLLLFLFVGMGLVGFLDDFIKISKQRSLGLRSKAKMVGQTVIALVFGVLALAPWLEDENGRPPASEKVSFLREIEWLALPMVLALLLVWLLVTGFSNAVNLTDGLDGLAAGASVMVFGAYTLVNIWQNNQSCEDAAGASCYNVRDPLDLAIIAAAITGACFGFLWWNASPAKIFMGDTGSLSLGGGLAGFAILTRTELLLVILGGLFVLITASVMLQVSWFKATKRFTGVGKRVFRMAPLQHHFELLGWEQVTIVIRFWIITGLFVATGLGVFYAEWVARL